Proteins encoded in a region of the Rhodopirellula islandica genome:
- a CDS encoding CAP domain-containing protein, with protein sequence MRGWLILGCLFVSPLMAQEASTAVAVDSEEDGQMIVQVEKAIVKQINDYRDKKKLGRLEVNEELQATAKKFAGFMAESGKYGHQADGKTPAERAEAAGYQYCVVRENIAYRTNTGEVTAESLVDIFVPGWLGSPPHHENIVAQHVTQTGVAVATTDQTTYYAVHLFGRPKSAQIKISVLNQSGKAQTLSIETNESVDEIEMPPRTTVSMKRCFPTTFRIDGLDAKTVDQSLELILTKEGWEVAE encoded by the coding sequence GTGCGTGGATGGTTGATCCTGGGATGTTTGTTTGTCAGTCCGCTGATGGCTCAGGAGGCGTCGACGGCGGTCGCTGTTGATTCCGAAGAGGACGGCCAGATGATCGTTCAAGTTGAAAAGGCGATCGTCAAACAAATCAACGATTACCGTGACAAAAAGAAGCTGGGGCGGTTGGAAGTGAACGAGGAACTGCAAGCAACCGCGAAGAAGTTTGCGGGGTTCATGGCTGAATCGGGCAAGTACGGTCACCAGGCCGATGGCAAGACCCCGGCCGAGCGTGCCGAGGCGGCGGGATATCAGTACTGCGTCGTGAGAGAGAACATTGCCTATCGCACGAACACGGGGGAAGTCACCGCGGAGAGTTTGGTTGACATCTTTGTTCCGGGATGGCTCGGTTCGCCGCCGCATCATGAGAACATTGTGGCGCAACATGTCACGCAAACGGGGGTGGCCGTTGCGACCACCGATCAAACGACTTACTACGCGGTTCACCTGTTTGGTCGGCCCAAGTCAGCCCAGATCAAGATCTCGGTGCTGAATCAATCGGGCAAAGCCCAGACTCTGTCGATCGAGACCAATGAAAGTGTCGATGAAATCGAGATGCCGCCACGGACGACCGTGAGCATGAAACGCTGCTTTCCAACCACGTTCCGAATCGATGGCTTGGATGCGAAGACAGTGGATCAATCGCTGGAGCTGATTCTGACCAAGGAAGGTTGGGAAGTGGCGGAGTGA
- a CDS encoding dienelactone hydrolase family protein, whose protein sequence is MPIPERRRLKRSTIHHHRRQTGKTSRHPGHRRPFGLPSTDLTRHELNMRIQAPTHVDLDTPTGPMRTHLFRPDGPGRYPGVILYSEIYQMTAPIARTAAVLAGHGLLVAVPDVYHEYTELGEAFAYDKEGTDRGNQLKVEKAIAAYDADARSVIDFFGQDEGCTGQVGTVGICLGGHLAFRAAMNEEVKAGVCFYATDIHKRSLGKGMHDDSLDRIPEIQAEMMMIWGRQDPHIPAEGRRLIYDALTAAGVSFSWHEVNGEHAFMRDEGHRYDPELALLLNSMACQHLNRHLR, encoded by the coding sequence ATGCCCATTCCAGAACGACGTCGCCTGAAACGTTCCACGATTCACCACCATCGTCGCCAAACTGGTAAAACGTCTCGCCATCCTGGTCACCGGCGCCCCTTCGGTTTGCCCTCCACTGATTTGACACGGCACGAACTCAACATGCGAATCCAAGCCCCCACCCACGTTGATCTCGACACGCCCACCGGTCCGATGCGGACCCATCTGTTTCGCCCAGACGGCCCCGGTCGTTATCCCGGTGTGATCCTCTACAGCGAGATCTACCAGATGACGGCGCCGATCGCTCGGACGGCCGCGGTGTTGGCGGGGCACGGCCTGCTGGTCGCCGTCCCCGATGTCTACCACGAGTACACCGAACTGGGCGAAGCGTTCGCGTATGACAAAGAGGGCACCGACCGAGGCAACCAACTGAAAGTTGAAAAAGCAATCGCGGCCTACGACGCGGATGCTCGATCGGTGATCGACTTCTTCGGCCAGGACGAAGGCTGCACCGGGCAAGTCGGCACGGTGGGCATTTGCCTGGGAGGCCACCTCGCCTTCCGAGCAGCAATGAACGAGGAGGTCAAAGCGGGCGTATGCTTTTACGCCACCGACATCCACAAACGCAGCCTTGGCAAAGGCATGCACGACGACAGCCTCGATCGCATCCCGGAAATCCAAGCCGAGATGATGATGATCTGGGGACGTCAGGACCCACACATCCCCGCCGAAGGCCGCCGGTTGATCTACGATGCGCTGACGGCCGCCGGAGTCAGTTTTTCCTGGCACGAAGTCAATGGCGAACACGCCTTCATGCGAGACGAAGGCCATCGCTACGATCCAGAACTTGCCTTGCTGCTGAACAGCATGGCTTGCCAGCACCTCAATCGCCACTTGCGATAG